The window TCCGCCACGACATCCCCCACGGCAATGGTGGCTATGTCAGATGCCGTTGCACCAGGCGATGCGATGACGTTAAGCCCAACCCCCACCACGACGTAATCCTCCCGTGCCTCGGCGAGAATACCCGCACATTTCCTGTCGCGAAGGTAAATATCATTCGGCCACTTGACCTTGCAATGAATCCCCCACTTGTCATTGATTGCCGTGACCACCCCTAAGCCCGTCGCCAGGGCGATCCGACACCAGCTGTTTTGAGAAAACCCTGGCCGCAGGATGATTGAAAACAACAGCCCGTCGCCAGGTCCGGAAACCCAGCTTGAGCCGCGCCTTCCGCGACCTGCCAGTTGGTGGTCGGCCAGCACCACGGTGCCATGTTCAGCCCCTTCCTCAGCGATGCGGCGAGCCTCGTCATTGGTGGAGCCGAGTTCGCCGTGGTATTGCAATTTCTGATACCATTCAGGCGATATGGCGGCGAACTGACGAAGATCAAACATCACACGGCCACAATGTTTACCTGCGGTTAAACCTCGACACCTCCCGCTGCGCTTCACGCATCTCAGTGCGTTTTTTTAAATCCTGGCGTTGATCAGAATGGCTCTTTCCCTTGCCAACCCCGATCTCGACCTTGACCCGGCCGCCTTTCCAATACATCCGCAGACAGGGAAGCGTACAGCCCTTCTGAGCTGTTATCTCATCTAGCTTGAGGATTTCCTTTTTGTGCAGCAACAGTCGGCGTGGCCGCGTCACCCCATGCTGAAACCACTCGCCGGCTGTCTGCCATGGCTGAATATGACATCCGTATAAAAAGGCCTGGCCATTCTCTATCCGCGCGTATGCATCGGAAATGTTGGACTTGCCGTCGCGGATCGACTTTACCTCCGTACCCTTCAGTTCAATACCACATTCATAGGTATCTGAAATATGATAGTCGCGGTGCGCTTTCCTATTGGTGGCAATGTCCGCACTCATACTTGCTCGACTTAAAAAACGAAAGGCCTCTCCCCCAACGTTTCAAATTTTCAAAAAGGATAATCAGTCCTTTTTAGGCTTGGCGATGACCACTTTGCCTTCGATGATTTCTGTTAGTGCGATATCAGCCGCCCCCATACTCGGCACGGTATCGATCAGCGGTGAACGCCCCTGGTTCAATTGAGCTACGCGCTGGGAAACAACGTTTACGAGGACCTGGGGGTCCTGGATGATCTCGGCGGCCTTGGCAACTAGCTTACTTTTCATGGATTTTGCGTGGTACCCAGAACTTGGCTTGGACTGATCAAACGGTATGATGTTCGAGTCGTCCATGGTCGTTTCCGGGAGGTGTGGGAAGGTGTGGTTGGGGTAAGGTTTCGTTCTGCCGTCGGTTTGCAAACAACAAGCAGCACTGCGGGGCAGAGTGAAAAGCATGTATCCCCTGAAAAATCAAGCTTAATATGCTTTATTTTGATTATTTATTGGCCATTCTGGCATAGGGACAGCTCCAGGATACCCGGCGGCAAAGTCTGCGATTTCCTGGGAAATGCCACCATTTTTCGCAAGACAATCACCCACAGACGGATCATGATTCCTCCGCCAGGAGATTCCTCCGGTCGTTTGCCCTTTCCTCCACCCCCCTCATTCCTTCCCAATGACACCCGTCTCCCCCCCCTCGTTGCAAGCATCCATCCACCTTGGAGCCAGCTCGATCTCACTGCTTGTCGTAGAAAACCATCCCAACTCAGCGGACTCCCCCGGGGATTTCCTCGAGCAGTCGGTTCCTCTGGCCCACGATATTTTCCAGCGCGGCAACATCAGACGCTCCACCATTGAGCGCTGTGTTAGAATTCTCAATGGCTACCGAGAGACTCTGCGCGAGCTGGGCGCCACCGAAGACACCCCGGTCCGCGCCGTCGCTACCAATGTCCTCGCCGAGGCCGAAAACCAGGACGCGTTTCTTAACCGGATCGAAATCGGCTGCGGCTTCCGTATCGAACCCCTCGATGAGGGCGAGATGACACGCCTTATTTACCTCAAGACCAGACGTCGCCTGCGCGATACACCGTCGATGAAAACGCGTACCACCCTCGTCCTCCACGTAGGGCCAGGCAACACCCGGGCCCTGCTGTTTAAAAATGGCCGGATATCCGACTACAGCAACTACCGCCTGGGTGTCTATCGCTCCGCCGAGGCAATTGCCATCAACGAGGACGGGCAGGAAAGCGGCGCGAGTATCACCAAACTCATCCGTGAGCATATCAGGAGCCAGATCAGCCAGATTCACCACGACTACAAGGAAGCCGGTGTTGAGGAGCTCGTGATGATTGGCTACGAGATCCAGCATCTTGCCCATGAGCTCGCCAAACCCGGAAAAACCAAAAGCACCTATCGCGCGCTTGCCGACACGTCCGCCTTGATCGCATCCATGTCCGAGGAGATGCGTGTGAAAAAATTCCAGCTCGACTACAACACCGCGCAAGCCGTTGTCCCGGCATTGGAAATCAATCTCGCCATAGCGGAGACGCTCCAGGTCGAGACTTTGCGCATCCCGGGAAGTGACTATGAACGGGGACTGCTTATCGATATCCCCACCTCATTCTCGCTCACCGAAGGTTTCCAACAGGAGGTGTTACGATCTGCCGAAAGCCTGGCCCGGAAATACCGTGTCCACCGGAATCACTCGGCTCAGGTCACCCAGATTTGCCAACAGCTCTTTGATGCCACCACGGATCTTCACCAGTTGGATGAACACGATGCGCTGCTGTTAAAATGCTCTGCCATTCTCCACGAGTGCGGCAATTTCATCAATGCCCGTTCTCACCAGAAACACTCATACTATATTATCACCAACAGCGAGATTTTTGGCCTCGGCCAGAAAGACCTGGATATCGTGGCTCTCGTTACCCGCTACCACAGACGCTCCGGCCCCAAACCCAATCACTCAGGCTACCGCAATCTATCATCCGACGACCGGATGCGCGTCTCCAAGCTCGCGGCCATCCTGCGTATCGCCGATGCGCTCGACCGCAGCCATACATCCCGCATCGGCGAGATCAGCGTCGAAATCAGCAAACAAAAGCTCAATCTCACCCTGCACGGCATTGCAGACGCATCCGTCGAACGGATGGCGATGCGCTCCAAATCCAATATGTTCCAAGATATCTACGGCCTCAGCGTCGCCCTCCACGAAGGTAACTGATTTTCCATTTATTTATTCATTCGTCCATTCCTCCAATCATCCATCTAACAATGTCCTTCATCAATCGCGAATTATCCTGGTTAGAGTTCAATCAACGAGTGCTCGACGAAGCTCTCCGCAAGGAACTCCCGCTCTTGGAACGCCTCAAGTTCCTTGCTATCACAGCATCCAACATGGACGAGTTTTTCCAAGTGCGCGTCGGCGGCCTTCACTTGATGTGCACTTCCGGCTCGAAAAAGCGTGATATCACCGGACTCATGCCCTCCCAGCAGCTCATGGCGATCCGCACACGTGCCAAAGTCATGATCAAGGATCAGTACACACTGCTCAACAGTGAGCTTCTACCGGCAATGGCCAGCCACGGGATGCTGCTCACCAACGGCAAGGTCATCACGCCGGTGCAACACGAAATTCTATCAGGCCGCTTTGAGGATTCCATTTTCCCATTGCTGACCCCCCTGGCATACGACCCCGCTGCCACACGTCCATCACTTCCCGCCATGCGCATCATCCTCTCCTGCGAGCTGGAAAATGAGGAGGATAAATCCAAACGCATCGTCTTTATCCCCGTGCCCGAAGGGATTTCACGCTTTGTGCATATTCCCGGCTCCGAATCATCGTCAAAATCTTCAAGCGAGCACCTGATCCCGGTCGAGGAAATCATCGCCATCTTCGCCGGCGAGCTCTTTCCCGACGAACGGCTCACCGCGACCATGCCGTTCCGTATCACCCGCAATGGTGACATCGCCGTGCAGGAGGAAGATGCGATCGACCTCGCTGGTGAAATGGAGGAAGTCCTCGCAGCACGCAAAACGAGCAACACCGTCAGGCTGGAGCACCCGACCAAAGCACCGGCTCGACTGAAACGCATCGTCCGCGAAGCCGTTGGGGCGGGTCCCCAGGAAACCTATGCCGCTGATGGCCCGCTGGCCCTCTCCGATTTCATGGGGCTCGCCTTCGCCTCCGGCTATGACCACCTCCGCGATGAACCGTGGGAACCCCAGCCATCGCCAGACTTCGAGCCAGGCGAGTCCATTTTCGATACCCTCGCCGAGCGTGATGTTTTACTCAATCACCCCTACGAGAGTTTCGAGCCGGTGCTGCGTTTTGTGGAGGAAGCCGCCAGCGATCCCTACACCATCGCCATCAAACAGGTCCTCTACCGCACGGCATCCGACTCCCGCATTATCGATGCCCTGATCAAAGCCGCGCATAATGGCAAACAAGTCACAGTTCTTATCGAACTCAAAGCCCGTTTCGATGAAGCCCGCAACCTGATGCGCGCCGATGAGCTGCAACGGGCCGGCGTCCAGATCGTCTACGGCGTCAAAGGCCTCAAGACCCATGCCAAGATCTGCCTGGTTATCCGCAACGAGGACGGCCAACTCAAACGCTACGTCCACCTCGGCACAGGCAACTATAACGAATCCACGGCCCGTCTCTACACAGACATCTCTTACCTCACAGCACGACCCGCCTATGGTGCGGACGCCTCGCTGTTTTTCAATGCGGTTACCGGTCGCTCCAAGCTCACCCGCTTCCGCAAATTAGTCCCTGCGCCAACGCACATGAAGCCAAGGTTGTTAGAACTGATCTCCGCTGAGGCCAAACGTGCAAAAAACGGCGAGCCCGCCTCCATCACAGCCAAAGTAAACTCATTGCAAGACGAGGATATCATCAGAGCCCTCTACCAAGCCTCCAAGGACGGAGTGAAAATCAGGCTCAATGTCCGTGGCATCTGCTGCCTGAAAACCGGCAAGCGCAAGGAGGCCCAAAACATCCGTGTGGTGTCGGTCATCGACCGCTTCCTTGAACACGCCCGCATCTTTTCCTTCCACCACGGCGGTGACCCGCTGCTTTTCATTGCGTCGGCCGACTGGATGACGCGCAATCTCGACAAGCGGGTCGAGCTGATGATCCCCATCGAGGAGAAGGCCTGCAGCAAACGCCTCCAGGAGATTCTCGAAGCGGCGTTCAAAGACAACAAAAACGGCTTTGAAATCCTCGACGACGGCACCTCACGCCGCATTGTCCGGGAAAAAGGCCAGAAACGTTTCCGTATGCAGGAACAACTCCAGCAGCAGGCGCGCAAGGCGGCCAAAGCCCGCGCCCACGAGCGCACCACGACCTTTGAGCCGCATACACCTACGGAATAATGGATCTTCCTGAAAAAAGTGATTGCAACATCCGCTGTTTTCAGCCAAACAACGCGCGTCTCCCAAGACAGGTGGCCCATTTCGTCCACCATGTGCAGGAATAGCTCAGTTGGTAGAGCATCTCGTTTACACCGAGGCGGTCGGGGGTTCAAGTCCCTCTTCCTGCACCATTTTTAATTAGGCTCAGATTATCTCCCTGTTGCACTGGGCGATGGGCTAGCAGGGACTCAAAGCGGGAGTGCGAAATCATCTCACTCATCCTAACTCAGATGGTGAGCTCCTCCCCTTCCGATTTTGCAACACACACCGCAGCGCAGGAGTCGCCAAAGACATTCACTGCGGTCCGACTCATATCCAATAGACGGTCGACTGATAAAAGCGCCACCACGGCCATCTCTGCGTTGGGAATATTGGAGCTCTTGAGAATCAACAGAATGGCGACCAGGCTGGCCGACGGGATACCGGCCACTCCGACACTGGTGAGCAGAGCGGTAATCACGACGATAAACTGCGCCCCCAAACCCAGCTCGATCCCCATGACCTGGGCGACAAAGATGACCGCCACACACTCGTAAAGAGCCGTGCCATCCATATTGACTGTAGCACCCAGTGGCAGTGTGAAACTTGATACCTTTTTAGAAACCCCCGAATTTTTCTGCACGCAGTACATCGTTTCAGGTAGGGTGGCCGATGATGATGCCGTGGAAAAAGCCGTCAGCATCGCCATCTGCATGGCACGGAAATGGGCCCATGGATTGACTCCCGCGATGTAGCGCAATACCAGCGGCATGATGATGAAGAGATGCATTGAAAGGGCTAACAGAACCGTGAAAAAATACTTTCCAAGGCTTATAAACAGCTCCGGGCCACTCTGAAACACGGTCGGTAAAAGCAATCCAAATACCCCAAGTGGAGCAAACAGCATAATCCACTGGGTCACCTTGATCATGACGTCATTGAGAGCCTTGATACCGCCGAGCAGTGGCCTCATGTTGTCGACCGGCAGTTGTGCCATCGCAATCGCAAAAAGGATGGCAAAGAAGATCAACCCTAACAACTGCCCATTGTCCGTGGCCGATTTTAAAATATTCGGGGGGATCATTTTCTTGAACAAGTCAGCGAAGTCACCGGGTTTTTTCTGGCTGGCCATGGCGACCTTCTCCTTCTCTTCCTGGGTGGCCCCCTCCGCCTTCTGTTGGAGTGCCGCGCGGATTTCAGGGTTGGCTTTTCCGTTTTCCAATCCTGGCTGGATCGTATTGACGAGCAGCAGGCCAACAAGCACCGCAGCGAGACTGGTCCCAAGGTAGAATCCAAGTGTTTTCATCCCGAGCCTACCAAACCCCTTCACCCCTCCCAGGCCGGCTATACCTGCAATAATCGAGCTGGCAACGAGGGGCACGATGACCATTTTCAACGCCTGGATAAACAGCTTGCCGACAAAGTCGCTGACAGCAATGGCATTGTGTATAAAGTAAAATGCCTGGGAATCCCCGGAGACCGAGCGGCAAATATTCCGGAAGACAATGGCTGTGCCAGTGGCCAGGACGAGAGCCAGGAGGATCTGCCAGTGTGGAGCGATTTTCTTCATGGCGGACATCGTAGGGACATCACGCCAAAAGGAAAACTTAGAATCGACCTTTTCTTCCCTCCCATGATCGTCACATGACCTGGGGAAAATGCGGGCAGGCCCCACGCTCCCTTCTAGGTTTTACGGGAGACCTCAAGCAGGAAGACGATTTGCTGGCGACCGGAATTCAATGCCCCCACATTATCCAGCGCCTCCTGGGGTTTGACATCTTTGGCCAGGGTGCGAGCGACCACGTCCTCAGCACTCATCCTGACTTGTTCGGATGCTATCGACTGCACCGATAGCTGGGCTGCCTGGATATCACTTCCTGCCAAGGCCCTGGCTAAAGAACTGTAGGTATTATCACGGCAACGAAGATCACTGATATTGTCCGCAACGTGCAGCGAGTGGGCTGACTCTTGTCGTTCGGCATAAGCAACCGCTATACCCGACTTGATGCGGTCGACCATGGTGGCTGACTGGATGTTGACCGTTTCCCTGTTAGCATCCTCCAGCATGGCGAGCGCCTGCCGCTTGTCACCCTGCTGCTGCCGAGTCCGGGCCATCGACACCAATGCCAGCGCTTTTTCATCGGGAAGGTTGATATCCTGCAAGGTATTGTATGCCGTTACGTGGTCGCCATCAGCCGCGGCGGCCTGGGCAATGGCCCGGTAGGCACGGTCACGCTCCCTATTTGAATCGATTCGAATGGCTACGTTACGCGCCCGCGCAGGACTCCCCTGGCCGGCGGTGACACTCGATACAGAAGATAACGCCCTCTCGCGAACCGAGTGGATCGGGATAGCGCTGGTCCTGACCAGCGAGCCACTCAAGTCGCCGGACCTGGCCTGCTCGATGGATAAGTTTTCGAGGGCGCACGAGCGTTCCTGTTCGTTGAGAATACGCGTGGTGACGTAGGCACTGGTAGAGAATTTGCCTAAGCGGGCCAACTCGGATGCCAGCTCACGCAGGGAGGTGTCAGCCAGCACCTGGTCGTTTACGTTCCGCAGTGTCAGCAAACTTCCTGAGACGTCACCTGATTTCGCGCGCAACCGGGCCAACGATGCCAGTGCCGCGTTTTTGATTTGATCATTCCGGATGAGCTGGACGGCCTGATTGGCAGCAGAAAAGTCATTCACCTCCCCTCGCTTCATGGCGATGCGGCGATAGGCCTCGTCTTTTTTACCGGCATCCGTGATCAAACCGACCGTTTGCAGTGCGGTGGCCACCCCCTCATAGGAAGCCTCGCTTTCGGCGATGGATACCAGCGCCACATCACGCTCGCTGGCGTTGACAATGCGTATTAGAAGACTACGAGCCAGAGCCACATTCCCGATGCGGGCAGACCAAGCGGCTACTTCAGCGACAGCACGTTCACGTTCACGCGTATTTTGGATGTTTTGCAGGGCCTGGATCGCATCGTCCGTCTGATGCTGTGCGAGCATCGCCTTGACCACATCCCTAACAGCCATCGATGAATCCAATGGGTCGTCCGGATCAGCCGCCATTTTTTCGGCCATGCGTAAAATCGCACGAGCATCCTCTTTTTCGCCTCTCCGATACTGTTCCATGGCGACGGCGATCAGGTTGCGCCATGGCTTGTCTGTATTCAGGGCCAAGGCTACGGCTTTATCGATGATCGTTGCACGAAGGATCGTTGTCGCATCAGCACCGCTCGGGTTCACTGATCGTTTCAGGGGGATATTGCCGGAGTTGGCTGGCCCAAGCGCCGGCTTGGCAGGATTTTGGTCTTTTGCTGATACTGCCGCCAACCTGGGTTTGGGGATCTTGTTGCCCTTCTGCCCAGAACCACCATGGGTATGACTGTTTTCACAACTTCCACTATCTAACCGTTCTGTCCCAGTGGAACCTTCAGCGCCATCCCTGGTTGGCAGGCTGAGTGACAATTTTTCACCTTGATCACTCAAGTCACTGCGTTGGGCGGACCTTGTGTCGCCATCTTCCGGCGTCACCTCCGTCGGGTTAAACAACGCAACAGCCCCCAAGTACATGGTCCATATTGAAACCATCACCATGCCGGCGGGCAGGAGTAAGTTTTTCCAATGAATTCTGATAGGGTGCATTGTCGTGTAAACAGCTACGACAGCCAGCCTGTGAGTTTTTCACATTTCCTAAATGATATTAAAATAGCATGCCAGACGCTCCATGCTTGCGCTCCTGGAGTTGCCACGCTACACCGCGCACGTGAACGAATCTTTGAACCACCCGGCCATGCGCACACGCTTTGCTCCATCTCCCACCGGTTACCTTCACGTCGGAGGTGCCCGGACGGCTCTCTTTAACTGGCTATTGGCCCGCAAACACGGCGGCTCGTTTATCCTCCGTGTGGAAGATACGGACGAGGCACGCAACACGGAAGAAGCACGCAAAGCGATTTTCGACGGCTTGTCATGGCTGGGCCTCGACTGG of the Akkermansiaceae bacterium genome contains:
- a CDS encoding dicarboxylate/amino acid:cation symporter — protein: MKKIAPHWQILLALVLATGTAIVFRNICRSVSGDSQAFYFIHNAIAVSDFVGKLFIQALKMVIVPLVASSIIAGIAGLGGVKGFGRLGMKTLGFYLGTSLAAVLVGLLLVNTIQPGLENGKANPEIRAALQQKAEGATQEEKEKVAMASQKKPGDFADLFKKMIPPNILKSATDNGQLLGLIFFAILFAIAMAQLPVDNMRPLLGGIKALNDVMIKVTQWIMLFAPLGVFGLLLPTVFQSGPELFISLGKYFFTVLLALSMHLFIIMPLVLRYIAGVNPWAHFRAMQMAMLTAFSTASSSATLPETMYCVQKNSGVSKKVSSFTLPLGATVNMDGTALYECVAVIFVAQVMGIELGLGAQFIVVITALLTSVGVAGIPSASLVAILLILKSSNIPNAEMAVVALLSVDRLLDMSRTAVNVFGDSCAAVCVAKSEGEELTI
- the smpB gene encoding SsrA-binding protein SmpB, whose product is MSADIATNRKAHRDYHISDTYECGIELKGTEVKSIRDGKSNISDAYARIENGQAFLYGCHIQPWQTAGEWFQHGVTRPRRLLLHKKEILKLDEITAQKGCTLPCLRMYWKGGRVKVEIGVGKGKSHSDQRQDLKKRTEMREAQREVSRFNRR
- a CDS encoding DNA-directed RNA polymerase subunit omega, producing the protein MKSKLVAKAAEIIQDPQVLVNVVSQRVAQLNQGRSPLIDTVPSMGAADIALTEIIEGKVVIAKPKKD
- the ppk1 gene encoding polyphosphate kinase 1 encodes the protein MSFINRELSWLEFNQRVLDEALRKELPLLERLKFLAITASNMDEFFQVRVGGLHLMCTSGSKKRDITGLMPSQQLMAIRTRAKVMIKDQYTLLNSELLPAMASHGMLLTNGKVITPVQHEILSGRFEDSIFPLLTPLAYDPAATRPSLPAMRIILSCELENEEDKSKRIVFIPVPEGISRFVHIPGSESSSKSSSEHLIPVEEIIAIFAGELFPDERLTATMPFRITRNGDIAVQEEDAIDLAGEMEEVLAARKTSNTVRLEHPTKAPARLKRIVREAVGAGPQETYAADGPLALSDFMGLAFASGYDHLRDEPWEPQPSPDFEPGESIFDTLAERDVLLNHPYESFEPVLRFVEEAASDPYTIAIKQVLYRTASDSRIIDALIKAAHNGKQVTVLIELKARFDEARNLMRADELQRAGVQIVYGVKGLKTHAKICLVIRNEDGQLKRYVHLGTGNYNESTARLYTDISYLTARPAYGADASLFFNAVTGRSKLTRFRKLVPAPTHMKPRLLELISAEAKRAKNGEPASITAKVNSLQDEDIIRALYQASKDGVKIRLNVRGICCLKTGKRKEAQNIRVVSVIDRFLEHARIFSFHHGGDPLLFIASADWMTRNLDKRVELMIPIEEKACSKRLQEILEAAFKDNKNGFEILDDGTSRRIVREKGQKRFRMQEQLQQQARKAAKARAHERTTTFEPHTPTE
- a CDS encoding biotin--[acetyl-CoA-carboxylase] ligase, which produces MFDLRQFAAISPEWYQKLQYHGELGSTNDEARRIAEEGAEHGTVVLADHQLAGRGRRGSSWVSGPGDGLLFSIILRPGFSQNSWCRIALATGLGVVTAINDKWGIHCKVKWPNDIYLRDRKCAGILAEAREDYVVVGVGLNVIASPGATASDIATIAVGDVVAEPLSRELVFALVLDGILTEIESCADAFDRQLARLRDVCYLTAKTIEFSAGGDRRVGLVKGIGADGSLLVEVAGRVNAYSQAAGIRCLS
- a CDS encoding HD domain-containing protein, which codes for MTPVSPPSLQASIHLGASSISLLVVENHPNSADSPGDFLEQSVPLAHDIFQRGNIRRSTIERCVRILNGYRETLRELGATEDTPVRAVATNVLAEAENQDAFLNRIEIGCGFRIEPLDEGEMTRLIYLKTRRRLRDTPSMKTRTTLVLHVGPGNTRALLFKNGRISDYSNYRLGVYRSAEAIAINEDGQESGASITKLIREHIRSQISQIHHDYKEAGVEELVMIGYEIQHLAHELAKPGKTKSTYRALADTSALIASMSEEMRVKKFQLDYNTAQAVVPALEINLAIAETLQVETLRIPGSDYERGLLIDIPTSFSLTEGFQQEVLRSAESLARKYRVHRNHSAQVTQICQQLFDATTDLHQLDEHDALLLKCSAILHECGNFINARSHQKHSYYIITNSEIFGLGQKDLDIVALVTRYHRRSGPKPNHSGYRNLSSDDRMRVSKLAAILRIADALDRSHTSRIGEISVEISKQKLNLTLHGIADASVERMAMRSKSNMFQDIYGLSVALHEGN